Genomic DNA from Schizosaccharomyces pombe isolate MT1 mitochondrion, complete genome:
AATCTCAGCACATGGTATACTTATGATTTTTTTCTTCATTATTCCTGCTTTATTTGGTGCATTTGGTAATTATTTAGTACCTCTTATGATAGGTGCTCCAGATGTTGCTTACCCTAGAGTAAATAATTTCACATTCTGGTTACTACCTCCTGCTCTAATGCTATTATTAATTTCTGCATTAACAGAAGAAGGACCTGGTGGTGGTTGGACGGTTTTAAAGCCGCAGACAAAATTGTCTGAAAACTCTTCTCGATGCGAAAAAGTCCTCTACTCGGAAGTAATTACTCAGTTAATTTATTTTTTAACTAGTAAAAAGATTACTAACTTGGGGAAAATTCGCCTGGTTAAATCCATCAGAGACTCGTTTCTATCACAATTAGAAAATATTTTATGTTTCTTTTTGGTTTATAGAACAACATACTCTTTCGGAGTGTGTTTAATGAAGAGGTTCTTATTTAATAAATTTTTTAATAGACATCCTTTTACAAGGGTAAAAAGCTGTTTTTCATCATCTTCACCATCAAAATTCTCTTTTACTCAATGGTTAGTAGGATTTACTGATGGTGATGGTTGTTTTAGTATTTCAAAACAAAAAATAAAAAATGGCAAAAATAAATGGTCTCTTACTTTTAAATTAACACAAAATCTTTATAATTATAGAATTTTATATTTTATTAAGAGAAATTTAGGTATTGGTTCACTTTATAAAGAATCTTCAACTAATACAGTAATATATAGATTAAGAAGAAGAGAGCATCTTAAAAAGATTATAGATATTTTTGATCAATTCCCTCTTTTAACTAAAAAATATTGGGATTATTATTTGTTTAAAAAAGCATTCTTAATTTTAGAGGACGCTAATCTAAATTCTTTTGAAAAAAATAGTAAACTAGAAGAGATCAGAATAGAGAAAAAGTCTTTAAAACAATATTCTCCAGTTAATTTAGAAAAATATTTAACAAAGTCTTGGTTAATTGGATTTATTGAAGCAGAAGGGAGCTTTTATTTACTACAAAAAAGCCCTGTAAGAATAATTCATGGGTTTGAGATTACTCAAAATTATGAACAACCCCTACTTGCTCAGATTTCAGAGTTCCTATTTAATTCTCAAATCTCACCAAAAATAAAATCAAAAAAAAATTCCTTAATTACAAATTATTCCTTATCAACTAGTTCAAAAGAAAGAATGTTATTTCTTTCATCTTATTTTGAAAATTGTTTTAAAGGAGTAAAATCATTAGAATTTAAAATTTGGTCTAGATCTTTACGTAAAAATTATAATTTTGAACAGCTTTTAAGAGCTAGAGATTTAATTAGAAAATTAAAAAATAAATATTCCCGAGGATCACAACATCCAAAGGATAAATAAAATAAGTTCAAGGTATAGTCCGATCAAGATTGAGAAATCTTGTTAACTAAAATGATATCCACCACTATCAAGTATCACTTCTCATAGTGGTCCAGCTATTGATCTAGCTATTTTAAGTTTACAATTAACTGGTATTTCATCAACATTAGGATCAGTAAATTTAATAGCGACAATGATTAATATGAGAGCTCCAGGATTAAGTTTATATCAAATGCCATTATTTGCATGGGCTATAATGATTACATCAATTCTATTACTGCTTACTTTACCAGTTTTAGCAGGTGGATTATTTATGTTATTCTCAGATAGAAATTTAAATACTTCATTCTATGCTCCTGAAGGTGGTGGTGACCCTGTACTTTACCAACATTTATTCTGGTTCTTTGGTCATCCAGAGGTCAATTTAATAGGCCTCTTAACGTTGCTATATGCTGGAACTACTTGAAAAATACTAGATAAGTGTTTTTGTTTTAAATACTCCAAGAAAAACACCAGATTAGTGTTTATTTTTATAGTAAAAATGTTAAAACAATTAAGTATATCAGCAGGTAACCTTTTGAATAAGGGAACCTCAGAGACTTTACGCAACGAAATCACAACAAAAAAAGTTTCTATTCATCTCCCTAAACACTTAAAACCAGCTAATGATTCTCAATTTGGTCACTATTTAGCAGGTTTAATTGATGGTGATGGTCATTTTAGTAGTAAACAACAATTAATTATTGCTTTTCACTCTTTAGATATACAATTAGCTTATTATATTAAAAAACAAATAGGTTATGGTATTGTACGTAAAATTAAAGATAAAAATGCTATTCTTTTTATAATAGCTAACTCTAAAGGAATTGAAAGAGTAATAACTTTAATTAATAATAAATTTAGAACTACTAGTAAATATAATCAGATTATTAATAATATATTTGCTCATCCTAGATTTAAAGAATTTAGTAAAACTATTACTTTAGGTTTAAATTCAAATAATAATTTAAATAATCATTGGCTAGCTGGATTCTCAGATGCTGATGCTAGTTTTCAGATTAAAATTTTAAATAGGGACAAAAAAATAGAAGTTCGATTGAACTATCAAATAGATCAAAAAAAAGAGTATCTTTTGAGTTTAATTAAAGATAATTTAGGTGGTAATATAGGCTATCGAAAAAGTCAAGATACTTATTATTATGGTTCTACTAGTTTTGGTTCAGCTAAAAAAGTTATTAATTATTTTGATAATTATCATTTGCTATCTTCTAAATATATTAGCTATTTAAAATGAAGAAAAGCTTATCTTATTATTCAAGAAAATAAACATTTAACAGAATCAGGACTTTCTCAAATAAAAAAACCTCATCCCTATCGGAAGAATATTAATTAGATTTGTTGAGATTTAAAATAAAGTCCTAACAAGGGTATAAAGCTTTTGAGTGTTAAAAAGAATAAATCACCTTTTGGGTGATTTTTTTTCATTAACCAAAATTTATTGTTATATTTTAATTATGCCAGCTTTCGGTGTTGTTAGTCACATTATTCCTAGTTTAGCTCATAAACCTATTTTCGGTAAAGAAGGTATGCTTTGGGCTATGTTAAGTATTGCTTTATTAGGATTAATGGTATGGTCTCATCACTTATTCACAGTTGGTTTAGATGTTGATACTAGAGCTTATTTCAGTGCTGCAACTATGGTTATTGCAATTCCAACAGGTATTAAAATCTTCAGTTGGTTAGCTACTTTAACAGGTGGTGCAATACAATGGTCAAGAGTACCTATGTTATATGCTATTGGTTTCTTAATCTTATTCACAATTGGTGGATTAACAGGTGTTATATTAAGTAATTCAGTATTAGATATCGCTTTCCATGATACTTATTTCGTTGTAGCTCACTTCCATTACGTTCTGTCAATGGGTGCATTATTTGGTCTTTGTGGTGCATACTACTATTGGAGTCCAAAAATGTTTGGATTAATGTACAATGAAACTCTAGCTTCAATCCAATTCTGGATTTTATTCATAGGTGTTAATATTGTATTCGGTCCTCAACATTTCTTAGGATTAAATGGTATGCCTAGAAGAATACCAGATTATCCAGATGCATTTGTGGGATGGAATTTTGTATCAAGTATTGGTTCAGTAATTTCTATTCTTTCATTATTCCTATTTATGTATGTTATGTATGATCAATTTACATCAAATAGAGTGGTTAAAACAAATCCTTATTTAATCCCTAGCTATTTTGATGATAATGTAATCTTCGTAAATGAAAAATTAGGGGTAGCTCAATCAATAGAATGGTTACTACATTCACCAGTACACGAACACGCATTTAATACATTACCTACAAAAAGTATTTAATTTAAAATCTTAACCCCCCTTTTATTTTATAAACTTTATTCCAATTTAAAAATTGGAGAGGGAGATTGAAGGATAATTTAGCTATCCTATTCAAAATTGTATCTTTATAATTTTTTTATTCCTTATATGTGAGAGAACACTATTGAGATAAACTAATTTAGCTTAAACATGAATCTTTCTACTAAATTTCAAGGACATCCTTATCATATTGTAAGTGCGTCACCTTGGCCATTTTTCTTATCTGTAGTATTATTCTTTAACTGTTTAGCAGCTACATTATATTTACATGGATACAAACATTCATCAGTATTCTTTGGAATCAGTTTCTTAGGTTTATTAGCAACTATGTATTTATGGTTTAGAGATATGTCAACTGAAGCTAATATTCATGGTGCACATACAAAAGCAGTAACAAAAGGATTAAAAATAGGATTTATGTTATTCCTAATTTCTGAAACTTTCTTATTTGCTTCTATTTTCTGGGCTTTCTTCCATAGTTCATTATCACCTACTTTTGAATTAGGTGCAGTATGGCCACCAGTAGGAATAGCAGATAAAACAATAGATCCATTAGAAGTCCCTCTATTAAATACAGTAATTTTATTAACTTCTGGTGCTAGTTTAACTTATGCTCATTATTCATTAATTGCTAGAAATAGAGAAAATGCTTTAAAAGGTTTATATATGACTATCGCTTTATCATTCTTATTCTTAGGAGGTCAAGCTTATGAATACTGGAATGCTCCATTCACTATTTCAGATTCTGTTTATGGTGCTAGTTTCTATTTTGCTACTGGTCTTCATGGTATTCATATTATTGTTGGTACAATTCTACTTCTTGTTGCTACTTATAATATTTATACTTACCACTTAACTAATACTCATCATAATGGATTTGAATGTGGTATTTATTATTGGCATTTCTGTGATGTTGTTTGGTTATTCCTTTATTTAACTATTTATATTTGGGGTAGCTAAGGCTTACTTCAATTTTTCCCCCCTTTTTATATCTTATTTCTCTAAAATAGTCTGTATAGCTCAATGGTAGAGCATCTCACTTCTAATGAGTCGATCTAAGTTCGATTCTTAGTACAGATTCCACACCTAGAAGGTGTGTATTTTTTTTTTAGCTAATTTAACTCAATTGGTAGAGTGCGTACCTTGTAAGTACGAAGTTAGAGGTTCAATTCCTCTAATTAGCAATCCCTTTCCCATATTTTTGGTATAAGAGGATCTCAGATAGTATCTAACCTATCTTATCTTTTATTATCCAATATCCTTTTAATAAGATTTGGATCTTTTTTCCCAATTCCTTCAAATTTTTGACTATTTATCGATAATGATTGTTCAATTTAGAAGGGATAATTTCAAATTTAATTTTTATGAAAATTTTAAAATCTAATCCTTTTTTAGCTTTGGCTAATAATTATATGATTGATGCTCCTGAACCTTCAAATATTTCATACTTCTGGAATTTTGGTTCTCTTTTAGCTTGTGTATTAGTTATTCAAATTGTAACTGGTATACTTTTAGCTTGTTTTTATATTCCTAATATGGATTTAGCTTTCCTTTCAGTTGAAAGAATTGTTAGAGATGTAAATTATGGTTTCTTATTAAGAGCTTTCCATGCAAATGGTGCTAGTTTCTTCTTTATCTTCTTATACTTACACATAGGTAGAGGTTTATATTATGGTTCTTATAAATATCCAAGAACAATGACATGGAATATTGGTGTTATTATCTTCTTATTAACTATTATTACTGCCTTTTTAGGTTACTGTTTACCAGCTAATCAAATGTCATTCTGGGGTGCAACTGTTATTACTAATTTATTATCAGCTGTTCCTTTCATTGGTGATGATTTAGTTCATCTATTATGGGGTGGATTTAGTGTATCTAATCCTACTTTAAATAGATTCTTCTCACTTCACTATTTAATGCCTTTTGTTATTGCTGCTTTATCAGTAATGCATTTAATTGCTCTACATACTAATGGTTCATCAAATCCATTAGGTGTAACAGCTAATATGGACAGAATCCCAATGAACCCGTATTATCTGATAAAATTGCGCCGTTGTGGTATATATGTGTACCCTCATAGAGAAAGGGATATCTTGTGTGTAAAGATATGAACAATACACTTAGGTAGCTGGGGAAACCCAATGCCGAACAGAGCATGTGTACAGAAGGTCCTTCCTGTAACGAAACAGATAAGTTCAGATGGATCAGTTCAAATAGATACGGTTAGAGCTGTATTGCCCGAATTCCAATTCCCATCTCACCCTCAGATAGGTGATTGTCTTAGCTGAATAGAGACATTCTTCTCTAGATCTTTGGTTGGCTTTTATGACCAAGGATACACACCAGGAGAAGAGAGTTGTACCAATAGTACAATTAAGGGAATGAGTGGAAAACCTACGTCTATCAACTCAAACATATATACAACTACGGGTCCCGCTAAGGTCAGTAATGACTATGCGGTCAGAGATCCTGGAGTAGCTGTTGATCATTTTGATCAATACGGTCCTTTGAAAGAGGGAAGAAGTTTGAACTCTGCAAAGATTTCAACACAGTGAAGTGGATCAGCTACATTAAAGTCTTCCAATAGATCAATATTTAATATTGGTTTAGGATACATTAATACTTTTTTAGGGGTATCTAATGTAAGAGGATTTAGTACAGGATCAGGACGATCAAAAAATGTACTAAATAAACTAGACGATTTATCTAAACGATCAAAAAATTATCCTAATCTTGTAATTGATAGAAATCTCTACAAAGATTTCCTATTAAATCGAGATATGTTCCTTATTGCTTATAATAAATTAAAATCTAATCCTGGTATGATGACTCCTGGTCTTAAACCGGATACTTTAGATGGAATGTCTATAGATGTTATTGATAAAATTATCCAAAGCCTTAAATCTGAAGAATTTAACTTCACTCCTGGTAGACGTATCTTAATTGATAAAGCCAGTGGTGGAAAAAGACCATTAACAATTGGTAGTCCTCGAGACAAATTAGTTCAAGAAATTCTTAGAATAGTCCTTGAGGCTATCTATGAACCATTATTTAATACTGCTTCTCATGGATTTAGACCAGGTCGAAGTTGTCATTCTGCTCTTAGATCTATTTTCACTAATTTTAAAGGTTGTACTTGGTGGATTGAAGGAGATATTAAAGCTTGTTTTGATTCTATCCCTCATGATAAATTAATTGCTCTATTATCTTCTAAAATTAAAGATCAACGATTTATTCAATTAATTCGTAAAGCTTTAAATGCTGGATATCTAACTGAAAATAGATATAAATACGATATTGTTGGAACTCCTCAAGGTTCTATAGTTAGTCCTATCTTAGCAAATATCTACCTTCATCAATTGGATGAATTTATTGAAAACCTAAAATCAGAATTTGATTACAAAGGTCCAATAGCTCGTAAAAGAACTTCTGAATCTAGACATCTTCATTATCTAATGGCAAAAGCCAAAAGAGAAAATGCTGATTCAAAAACAATTAGAAAAATAGCGATTGAAATGCGTAATGTTCCTAATAAGATACATGGTATTCAATCTAATAAACTAATGTATGTTCGATACGCTGATGATTGGATAGTTGCAGTTAATGGAAGTTATACTCAAACTAAAGAGATTTTAGCTAAAATTACCTGTTTCTGTTCATCAATTGGACTAACAGTATCTCCAACTAAGACTAAAATAACTAATTCATATACGGATAAAATACTTTTCCTTGGTACTAATATTAGCCATTCTAAAAATGTTACCTTTAGTAGACATTTTGGTATACTTCAAAGAAATTCTGGGTTTATTTTACTTTCTGCTCCTATGGATCGAATTGCAAAAAAACTTAGAGAAACTGGACTTATGCTTAATCATAAAGGTAGATCTGTTATTAGATGGTTACCTCTTGATGTACGACAAATTATTGGTTTAGCGAATTCTATTATTAGAGGTTACGATAATTATTATTCTTTTGTTCATAATAGAGGAAGATTTGCTACTTACGTTTACTTCATAATTAAAGACTGTGTTCTTCGAACATTAGCTCATAAATTATCATTAGGTACTAGAATGAAAGTAATTAAAAAATTTGGTCCTGACCTTTCTATCTATGATTACAACTCTAGAGATGAAAATAATAAACCAAAATTAATTACCCAATTATTTAAACCTTCTTGGAAAGTTAATGTTTGGGGATTTAAATCTGACAAAGTTAAATTGAACATTAGAACACTTTATGCTTCTCACTTATCAATGGCTAACTTAGAAAATCTACAGTGTGCTGCTTGTCAAAGTACTTATAAAGTGGAAATGCATCATGTTAGACAGATGAAAAATCTTAAACCAATCAAAGGTACTTTAGATTACTTAATGGCAAAAGCAAATAGAAAACAAATTCCATTATGTAGATCTTGTCACATGAAACTTCATGCTAATAAGTTAACTCTTAATGAGGATAAAAAAGTTTAGATATCTTAAATGTAGTGGAGAGCCGTATAATTACGAAAGTATCCCGTACGGTTCGGTGACGAGCCGTGTCAACCCTGCAAAGGGAATGCGTCTTAGTTCAATGATTTGATAACAATATTTATCTTCTTAATCGGTATAAATTATATGGCATTCTATAATCCATATGGATTTATGGAACCAGATTGTGCTTTACCAGCGGATCCTCTAAAAACTCCAATGTCTATTGTTCCAGAATGGTATTTATTACCTTTCTATGCTATTTTAAGAGCTATACCTAACTTCCAATTAGGAGTTATAGCAATGTTATTATCAATCTTAGTATTACTATTATTACCATTATTAGATTTCTCAGCTATTAGAGGTAATAGTTTTAACCCATTTGGTAAATTCTTCTTCTGGACATTTGTTGCCGATTTTGTAATTCTTGCATGGATTGGTGGATCACATCCAGAAAACGTCTTTATCACAATTGGTGCTATTGCTACAATCTTCTATTTTAGCTACTTCTTTATTTTAATACCAGTATATACTATATTAGGTAATACATTAATTGATTTAAATTTAAGCTCAATTAAACGATAATCTCTTCCCCCTTTACACTATATAAAAATATCTTATTTAAACAGTATAATATTTAATAAAAAGCTCATCAAAAGGTATGAATAAAAGTTTTTTACATAGATTAGGTAATAAAACATTCTTTGGGTGTTAGTAGTGATTAGAAGAAGTTGATCTTTTAGGGATTTATTTTTATCAGAATTTTTACGGTCAATTTTTATCTAATTAAATGTGAATAAGTTTGCGATTTAATGTAATTGGTTAACATCTCTGACTCATGATCAGTGTATTAAGGTTCAAGTCCTTAGGTCGCACTTTATGCTCTGATAACTTAACGGTTAAAGTGCAGTATTGAAGCTGCTGAGATATTGGTTCGATTCCATTTCAGAGCAAATAAAAGAATCTGTAGCTTAAAGTAAAGTATCGCCTTGTCACGGTGATGGATGCCCACTCGTACTGGGTCAGATTCGTTTAAGCAGATATAAGTCAATTGGCAGACCTTCTGATTTCCACTTAGATTATGTTCGTTCGAATCGGACTATCTGCATTAAATAAGCCTAAATGCTGGAATTTGGTAGACAGAACAAACTTAAGATTTGTCGCTTTCGAGCGTGTTGGTTCGAGTCCAACTTTAGGTATAACTAAAAAAAAAAAAGAGTATAGTTTAATTGGTAAAACTTCTGATTCCAAATTAGACATTGTTCGTTCAAGTCGGACTGCTCTTGATTTTTTATTCTTTGATCTGTTAGGGAAGTATGCAGATGTGATGAAATTGGTAAACATGTTTACCTTAGGAGTAAAATCTTGAAGGTTCGAATCCTTCCATCTGTAGGATAAAAAATCTCTAAAAGATTTTTCTTAGTTAAAATCTTAATTGATTACTAAAAATACTCTACAAAATTTTTATATTTTTTTAAATGTTTATTACAAGTCCTTTAGAACAATTCGAATTAAATAATTATTTCGGTTTCTATCTTTTTAATTACCATTTTGATTTCTCTAATTTTGGTTTCTATTTAGGTTTAAGTGCATTAATTGCTATTTCATTAGCAATAATAAATTTAACACCATATGGATCAGGAGCTAAAATAGTACCTCAAAAATTTGGTATAGCAATGGAAGCTATTTATTTTACTATGTTAAATTTAGTTGAAAATCAAATTCATAGTTCAAAAACTGTATCAGGACAAAGCTATTTCCCATTCATTTGGAGTTTATTTGTTTTAATCTTATTTTCTAATTTCTTAGGATTAATTCCTTATGGTTATGCTACTACTGCTCAATTAATCTTTACTTTAGGTTTAAGTATTTCTATTTTAATTGGTGCTACTATTTTAGGATTACAACAACATAAAGCTAAATTCTTTGGATTATTCTTACCTTCTGGTACTCCTACTCCTTTAATTCCTCTTTTAGTTTTAATTGAATTCGTTTCTTATATTGCTAGAGGTTTAAGTTTAGGTATTCGATTAGGTGCTAATATTATAGCAGGTCATTTAACAATGTCAATTTTAGGAGGTTTAATCTTTACTTTCATGGGATTAAATCTTATTACTTTTATTATTGGTTTCTTACCTATTACAGTTTTAGTCGCTATCTCTTTATTAGAATTTGGTATTGCTTTTATTCAAGCTTATGTATTCGCTATTTTAACTTGTGGATTCATTAATGATAGTTTAAACCTTCACTAATTTTCTCCCCCTATTTTTATGGTGATTGTAATTCAATGGTAGAATGCTTATTTGTGGCATAAGAAGTTCTTGGTTCGATTCCAAGTAATCACCCAATCAAAATTATATAACTCTCTTTAAAAAGTGTTTAACGGATAGAAACATGTATTGGTTCATGTACTTGCTTTGGGTGTGAGAATTTGTTAGTTCGAATCTAACCTATCCGATAATAAGTGATTGGGTTGTTGACTAATAGGTAAGTCCCTGAAATTTGACTTCAGTCTATGTAAGTTCGAATCTTACCATCCCATTACTTAAACATCTTTAAGATGTTCCTAAACCATCCAAAAAAAAAACACTTTATTAGTGGGATGGTCTCTTTTTTATTTAAGTATTTCCAAAATCAATTAGGAACCAATTAGGGTTTCTTAAATTTCTAATCAAAATGCAAAAAAATAATTTAAAAAATTTAATTACTACTATTGTAACTAATGCTTTTTTTAATCAAAAAGCTAATTTTTCAATACCTCTTAAAGGTGTTATTGGAGAAAAAAGACCATCAATCTTAATAGGAAATATTAATATAAATTTTAAAAGTGATTCTTTAATTGAAGTATCTTTCCCTTATTATCCTTTACTTAATAAAAATTATCCAAATCCTTCAATTATAAGTAATATTATACAAAAAGCTCTTTCAAATCATCTTTTATATTCATCTAAAAATTACTCTTTTATTGTTAATATTAGAGCTCTTCCTATTTCAACTCCTTATGGAAGTAGTTTAATCTTTTCAAAATATATAGCAATAATAATAGGATCAAATCCAAAAATAGCTTCTACATTATGGATAGATCCTAAACGATTTATTAATTTACCCAAATTACAAAGTGATTCTATATTTAAAATTTTAGGATTAAATGTACCAAAAGGATGGAAAGGTATTCATATCTCATTAAATTTAATTAAATGAAATAGTCTATCATCAAGAGGACGAATAACTAATATAATTAAAGGTAGTGTACCATTAACAAATAATTCTAATGGATATGATGAAAGTTCTTTAGCTATTTATTCTAAAATGGGTACTATTCAAATTAAGGTTAGATTGTCTTATTCTTCAAATCTTTAATTGTTTCCCCCTTCAATCATTTAAAGTTCTTTAACTTAAAAGGTCAGAGTGCAGACTTGATAAGTCTGTGGTATTGGTTCGATTCCAATAAGAACTAGCCAAATAAATTAATCCATTACAATATAATTAATACCCTTTAAAAGTTGTATGGAATTTTTCAATGAAGTAAAATAACTCCCAAATCTTTATTTTTCTTTAAACCTTTAGTAACTATCAATTTAAAAGTGAAAAAGATAAAAAATAAAGAAACCCTATAGGGTTACTCAAATCATTAATATGCCACAATTAGTACCATTCTATTTTATTAATATTTTATCTTTTGGTTTTTTAATCTTTACTGTTTTATTATATATTTCATCAGTATATGTATTACCAAGATATAATGAATTATTTATCTCAAGATCTATTATAAGTTCTTTATAATTTAACCCCTCCAAAAGTATTGATAATGTTCAGTGGTCTGAAATTGAATTTGCAAAATTTGATATATGAGTTCAATTCTCATCATTATCTTTTACCATATTTATTAGGAGAATAGCTTAATTGGTAGAGCACTTACCTTACAAGTAAGATTATAAGGGTTCAAATCCCTTTTCTCCTATTTCATCTCTAAAAAAAAGGGGAGAATTCTTATGTTGGTTTTAAGAGGTGAGTTGTAGCCTCATTAGGTCAATCCTATCGCAGGTTCGATTCCTGCTCTCCTCATTACTCAAAAGGGAGTAAAATCCCCTCTCTCATCTTTTTTAGTTTTAATTAATAATAAAATGGCATCCATAACTAATTTAGTATTGTAAAAGGGAAAATATTTTCTTAATATTTATTGCACTTTTAGCTTAATTGGTTAGAGTAACAATCTTCGAAATTGTTAGTATAGGTTCAAATCCTATAAAGTGTTAATGAGGTAAGGATTATAGCTTAACGGTTAAAGCAGAGAGCTCATAACTCTTGTATATTGGTTCGATTCCAGTTTGTCCTAATTTATTTTTCCTCTTTAATTGGAAGGGTGTCCGAGTGGTTTAAGGAGCGATATTTGAGCTATTGTGATTTATTCATCGCAGGTTCGAATCCTGCCCCTTTCGAAAGTCTACAGATAAAAAAAATCACATTTCTTTTTGTTAGAATAGTAAACTCTAGCTGTAGAGAGTTAAATTCATCTAAATTTTAAAATATGATACAAGCTGCAAAATACATTGGTGCTGGTTTAGCTACAATTGGTGTTAGTGGTGCTGGTGTTGGTATTGGATTAATCTTCAGTAACTTAATCTCAGGTACTTCAAGAAACCCATCAGTTCGACCTCACTTATTCTCAATGGCTATCCTAGGATTCGCCTTAACAGAAGCTACAGGTTTATTCTGTTTAATGTTAGCGTTCTTAATTATCTACGCTGCTTAATTTCCCCCTTTAAAAAAGAGAATACTGGGGATTTAATTTAATTGGTTAGAATATTGTGTTTGCACCACAAAAATCTGGTTTCGAGTACCAGAATCTCCATTTTCCCCCTCCAAAACATTTTATTTGAATGTTTTTAAACTAGAATCTGTTTGAAGAGAATTTGAATAATTCTTTGGAAAGTTTGGATCACTCATAACATTAGAATAGTATTTGTTTAAAGTGGTTAATAAAAAAGAAACCCAAGAGGGTAAGTCTACTAATATTAAAGAAAGAAGAATTCAGAATTAAATTCTGAAAGTGTTAAAATAGTAGTTCATTTTTAATTTTTAGTAATTTCAAATATAACAGAATCCATCTTATAAGATTCCTAGTTGGCTCTATTGTCTAATGGTTAAGACCTTACATCTTCATTGTAAATATCTTGGTTCGATTCCAAGTAGGGCTACTTAAATAATAATTTTGAAACTATTACTTTTCGGATATTATCTTATTTGTTCTCAATTTATTATTATTAACTCAATGTGCTCTCTATGTTATTTTTTAACTCTATATTAAATGATGCCCCTTCT
This window encodes:
- the cob-I1 gene encoding reverse transcriptase domain-containing protein (intron-encoded protein); the encoded protein is LRRCGIYVYPHRERDILCVKIWTIHLGSWGNPMPNRACVQKVLPVTKQISSDGSVQIDTVRAVLPEFQFPSHPQIGDCLSWIETFFSRSLVGFYDQGYTPGEESCTNSTIKGMSGKPTSINSNIYTTTGPAKVSNDYAVRDPGVAVDHFDQYGPLKEGRSLNSAKISTQWSGSATLKSSNRSIFNIGLGYINTFLGVSNVRGFSTGSGRSKNVLNKLDDLSKRSKNYPNLVIDRNLYKDFLLNRDMFLIAYNKLKSNPGMMTPGLKPDTLDGMSIDVIDKIIQSLKSEEFNFTPGRRILIDKASGGKRPLTIGSPRDKLVQEILRIVLEAIYEPLFNTASHGFRPGRSCHSALRSIFTNFKGCTWWIEGDIKACFDSIPHDKLIALLSSKIKDQRFIQLIRKALNAGYLTENRYKYDIVGTPQGSIVSPILANIYLHQLDEFIENLKSEFDYKGPIARKRTSESRHLHYLMAKAKRENADSKTIRKIAIEMRNVPNKIHGIQSNKLMYVRYADDWIVAVNGSYTQTKEILAKITCFCSSIGLTVSPTKTKITNSYTDKILFLGTNISHSKNVTFSRHFGILQRNSGFILLSAPMDRIAKKLRETGLMLNHKGRSVIRWLPLDVRQIIGLANSIIRGYDNYYSFVHNRGRFATYVYFIIKDCVLRTLAHKLSLGTRMKVIKKFGPDLSIYDYNSRDENNKPKLITQLFKPSWKVNVWGFKSDKVKLNIRTLYASHLSMANLENLQCAACQSTYKVEMHHVRQMKNLKPIKGTLDYLMAKANRKQIPLCRSCHMKLHANKLTLNEDKKV
- the atp6 gene encoding ATP synthase F0 subunit 6, translating into MFITSPLEQFELNNYFGFYLFNYHFDFSNFGFYLGLSALIAISLAIINLTPYGSGAKIVPQKFGIAMEAIYFTMLNLVENQIHSSKTVSGQSYFPFIWSLFVLILFSNFLGLIPYGYATTAQLIFTLGLSISILIGATILGLQQHKAKFFGLFLPSGTPTPLIPLLVLIEFVSYIARGLSLGIRLGANIIAGHLTMSILGGLIFTFMGLNLITFIIGFLPITVLVAISLLEFGIAFIQAYVFAILTCGFINDSLNLH
- the rps3 gene encoding ribosomal protein S3, encoding MQKNNLKNLITTIVTNAFFNQKANFSIPLKGVIGEKRPSILIGNININFKSDSLIEVSFPYYPLLNKNYPNPSIISNIIQKALSNHLLYSSKNYSFIVNIRALPISTPYGSSLIFSKYIAIIIGSNPKIASTLWIDPKRFINLPKLQSDSIFKILGLNVPKGWKGIHISLNLIKWNSLSSRGRITNIIKGSVPLTNNSNGYDESSLAIYSKMGTIQIKVRLSYSSNL
- the atp8 gene encoding ATP synthase F0 subunit 8 — protein: MPQLVPFYFINILSFGFLIFTVLLYISSVYVLPRYNELFISRSIISSL
- the atp9 gene encoding ATP synthase F0 subunit 9 — translated: MIQAAKYIGAGLATIGVSGAGVGIGLIFSNLISGTSRNPSVRPHLFSMAILGFALTEATGLFCLMLAFLIIYAA